CCGCGAACTGCGCACCAACGTGTCGCTCAGGGTCGCCAACACCGCCAACGCCGACACCTTCCAGGTTTCCGGCCGCGGCGAACTGCACCTTTCCATCCTGATCGAGAACATGCGCCGCGAAGGTTTCGAGATGGCCGTCTCGAAGCCGGAGGTCATCATGCGCATGGTCGAGGGCGTGCGCCACGAGCCGATGGAGTACCTGGTGGTGGACGTCCCCGCCGAGTACCAGGGGGCCATCATCGAGCGCATGGGACCCCGTAAAGGGGAGATGGTCGCCATGAATCCGATGGGCGAGACCGTGCGCCTTGAGTTCATCGTCCCGGCCCGTGGCCTGATCGGTATCAGGGGCGAGTTCCTGACCGAGACCCGCGGCACCGCGGTGATCACCCACACCTTCCACGACTACGCTCCGTACAAGGGCGAGATCCCGGGGAGAAAGAACGGCGTCCTGATCGCCATGGAGCAGGGTGAGACCACCGCCTATTCTCTGGACGCGCTGCAGCCGCGCGGCATCCTCTTCCTCGGCGCCGGCGTCGAGGTGTACGGCGGCATGATCATCGGCCAGCACGCCAAGGACAACGACCTCGAGGTCAACCCCTGCAAGGGGAAGAAGCTCACCAACGTGCGCGCCTCGGGCAGCGACGACGCCATCAAGCTCACCCCGCCGCGCGTTCTTACCCTGGAGCAGGCGCTCGAGTTCATCGACGAGGACGAACTGGTCGAGGTGACGCCGGTTTCCATCCGTCTGCGCAAGAAGGAGCTCGACCCCACCAAGCGCAAGCGCGCCGGCCGGGCCTGATACCATCAGCCCCCGCAGCCGTGACATCGTCGGCTGCGGGGGCTTTTTATGAACTCACCGCATCTCAAGGAGGCATCCATGCACTCTCGAACCCTGCGTTTCCTGGGCCTTTGCTCCCTGCTAACCCTCCTGGGCGCCTGCGCTTCGGCCCCTGCCCCGGTGAAGAGCGCCGAGACATACTTCAAGGAAGGTGAGGCCGCCTACGCTTCCAAGCACTACGAGGATGCCATCGCCCAGTTCAAGAAGGTGAAAGAAAGCTACAGCAACCTGGAGTTGAGCGCGCAGGCCGAGTTGAAGATAGCTGATGCCCACTTCGACAACGGCGCCTTCATCGAGGCGGCCGCCGCCTACGAGGATTTCCGCAAGCTCCACCCCACCAACGAAAAGGCGCCCTACGCGCTGTACCGCCTGGGGCTGGCCAATTACAACCAGATCACCGGCATCGATACCGACCAGACCGCAGTGAAGAACGCGGTGCACTACCTGGAGATGTTCTTGGCCCAGTACCCCGGCTCGGAGTACGCGGCCGACGCCAAGGCCAAGCTGGCCGACTGCCGCGACAAGCAGCTCGCCTATGAGAATTACGTCGGCCACTTCTACCTGCGCACCAAGAAATACCCCTCGGCGATCAAGCGCCTGAACGAGGCGCTGCAGCGCTTCCCCGGACAGCCTAGGCTGGCCGACACCCTGTTCTACCTCGAGCAGGCCTATCGTAAGTCGGGCGATACCGCCCATGCTGAGGAAGTGCAGAAGAGGCTCGATGCAGAATATCCGGTGCAGGTGCGTCGTGCGCGGGGGGAGGAATCGAGGCCATCCGTGGGTAAGGACGAGCTTCCCATGATCATCTTTAAGGACGCCGATAAATAAAAAAGGCGCGCGCCCCGATGTCGGGACGCGCGCCTTTACTGCTGTCCGCCGGCTCTAGGCCACCAACTGGTGCTGTCTGCTGCCGGCGTTGCTGTTTTTGCGCCCTTTCTTTTGGCGGTACATGCGCTGGTCCGCCAGGCGCCAAGAGGCCATCAGCTCCTCACCGTCGTGGGCGGTGGCGGCCCCAATGGAGAGGCTCAAGTGGAGTGCGGGGTGCTCGTGATTGCTCTGTGCCAGCTGGGCCTGGAGCCGCTCCATCGCCTCGTGCAGGGTGGACTCGTCGGTGTTGGGCAGGAGGGCGGCAAACTCGTCACCGCCCACGCGCGCAACCACGTCCTCGCGCCGGAAGGCGTTTTTGAGCACTTCGGCCGCATGCCTGAGCAAGTCGTCGCCGGCTGCGTGCCCTTGCTGGTCGTTGACCTCCTTCAGCCGGTCCACGTCGACCATGACGATGCTGACCGGGAACTTGCGCCCCTTGCTGAGCCGCTCGAGCTCCTCGTCGAAGTAGGCCCGGTTGTAGATGCCGGTCAGGATGTCGTGGCTACTCAGGTAGCGCAGCTTCAACTCGGCCTGCTTGCGTTCTGAGATGTCCAGCAGCGCCCCCACCACCCCTCCGGAACTGCTCCCGGAGTTCTTGAAGGTGGCGCTGTAAAAGATCATGTCCCTGCGCTCGCCGTCGGCGCAGGTGATGGTCCCCTCGAAGCTGCGCGGGCCGACCCCGTTCTCCGCCGTCTCCTCGCCGCGGTTGTAGAGGGCGGCCAGGTCCGGGGGGAGGATCTCGTAGATGCTCTTGTTGACATGGTCGCCGGGCTTGACGCCGATCTGCTCCTCGAAGGCCTTGTTGCAACCCAGGTAGAGGCCGTTGGGGTCGTTGTAGAAGATCGGGGTGGGCAGAGTATCGATGAGCACCTGGATGAATTCCAGCTTCTCCTTGAGCTCCTGTTCGTGGCGGCGGCTTTGCTGGCGCAGGGCGGCCTCGGCAATGGAACGCTGCACCGCCGGCACAAGCCTGGTCAGGTTCCCCTTGAGGACGAAATCGTCGGCCCCGGCACGAATGGCGGCCGCGGCGGCCTCCTCGCCGACCTTTCCCGATATCATCAGGAAGGGGATGTCACAGCCGTGTTCCTTGAGTATCTGCAGAGCTTTCAGTCCGCTGAAGCCGGGCATCACGTAGTCGCAGATGATGACGTCCCACGGGGACACAGCAAGTGCCTCGGTCAGGCCCTGAGCGCTATCCACCCGCTGGAAATGGACGTCGAATCCCCCCTGCTCAAGCTGGATCACGATCAGCTGGGCATCGTCAGGGGCATCCTCGACGATCAGGACTCTTAACAGTCTCTTCATGTGCTATTTTCTCCGATAAAACAGGGGGTTGTGGCACCGGACACCGGAACATTGTAATCCACGCCGACGCGAAGGCAAGCCGCGTGCCGGGGCGGGAAAAGGCCGCCGCGGCGGCAGCCCGGCCGCAAACGCAGGCCAGCGTCGCGTTCATGAAAACATGTATCGGCAGGTGGCTCCGGCAACTGAAGAAATTAATTTTTTATCATTATCTTCTAATCAGTGCAATGGGTGATCAATATTAATTTGTGCTTTGCCGTTGCGGTGCCGCAGCCGCAGCGTGTATAGTCCTCATGAAGGTGAGTGGCAAAGGCACGGCCCCCGCGAAGGGGGCGGCGCGGCACCTCTCATGACAGGGTGCGCCGTCGGCTTTTTTAAGGAGAGAGGATGAAGCAGTTTTTTTTCGCGACCACCGCCAAAGGGGTGGAAGAGGCGCTGGCGGCCGAGTTGGTGCGGTTGGGCATTCCGGAGGTAAGCGCCGAGAGCGGCGGCGCCCGCTTTGGCGGGGGGATGGAGGCTGCCTATCGGGCCAACCTCTGGCTGCGCACGGCAAGCCGCGTGCTGATGACACTGGCCGAGTTCCCCTGTGAGAGCCCGGAACAGCTGTACAACGGTGTGCGGGGCATCTCCTGGGAGCGCTTCCTGACCCCGGCGCTCACCCTCGCGGTTGACTGCAACCTGAGGGACTCCGCGCTGACCCATTCCGGCTTCGTGGCGCTGAAGACCAAGGACGCCATCGTCGATGCGCTGCGCGACCACTACGGCAGCCGCCCCAGCGTGGACACCAAGGACCCGGACCTGCGCGTCAACGTGCGCCTGTTCAAGAACCGCTGCACCCTGAGCCTCGACCTCTCCGGGGAACCGCTGGACCGGCGCGGCTATCGCCTGGACCGGCACGAGGCGCCGCTCAAGGAGAACCTGGCCGCGGCGCTGGTGGAATTCTCCGGTTGGGACGGCAGCACCCCGCTGGTCGACCCCATGTGCGGCACCGGGACCATTGCCATCGAGGCGGCGCTCAAGGCCCTGCGCATCCCGCCGGGGTTGAATCGCGGTTTCGGGTTCCAGCGCTGGCAGGGGTTCGACCGGGCGCTCTGGGACCGCATCACCGCCGAGGCGCGTGCGGGCATGCTGGACCGGCTCCCCGCGCCGGTGCAAGGGACCGATCTGTCACACTCCGCGGTGGGCATGGCGGCTCAAAACGCGAAGCGCGCCGGTGTTCTGGAGCACCTGGTGCTGGGCCGGCTCCCCATGGCCGAGCTGACACCTCCTCCCGGGCCGGGGGTGCTGATCCTCAACCCTCCCTACGGCAAGAGGCTCGGCGAGCAGGAGGCGCTGCGCCCGCTCTACAAGGAGATCGGCGACACCCTGAAACAGCGCTGCAAGGGGTACACCGCCTACCTCTTCACCGGCAACCTGGAGCTGGCCAAGTCGGTTGGCCTGAAGGCCACCCGCAGGATAGTGCTCTACAACGGCCCCATCGAGTGCCGCCTGCTCAAGTACGAGATGTATTAGGAACCGCAGCTTCTGTCATTAAAATAGAAGCTTGACACGCTAATCCTTTTACTATATGTTTTAATTTCGCTTTTCGGGCCTATAGCTCAGTTGGTTAGAGCTACCGGCTCATAACCGGTCGGTCCCAGGTTCGAGTCCTGGTGGGCCCACCACCTTACAAATTAGGATGATGTGGGGATGCCCTTAAAGCACCTGGTCAGACGAAAAAATACACTTTTTGTGGGGAGAGAGAGTGCACACCAAGCGGTTGCACTCTTTTTCTTTTGAGCGTGATGATAACTCCGAGACTTTCAGATCTAGTTGGAATAACTGGGAAAATTGCCCCAATTCACTTCGCTGAATCCTGGGACAACGTGGGGCTGCAGCTTGGCGACCCAGTCGTCCCGGTTTCCCGGATCATGGTAGCGCTCGATCCCGGCCGCCCCGCCGTCGAGGCCGCCATCGAGGCCCGCTGCCAGCTGCTGGTCACGCATCACCCGTTCATCTTCTCCCCGCTCAAAAAGATCACCGCCGCCGACGAAACCGGCCGTCTTGCCATCCTCGCCCTCAAGCACGACCTCGCTATCATCTCCCTGCACACCAACCTCGATATCGCCCAAGGGGGCGTCAACGACCTTCTGGCTGGCCGCCTGGGGCTCCAAGGCGCGCAGCCTTTGAAGATCACCGGTGGCGAGGAGTACGTCAAGATGGTGCTGTTCGCGCCGCGCGGATTCGAGGAGAAGCTTCTCTCCGCGCTCTCCCCCTTCATGCCCCTGATCGGCAACTACCGCGACTGTTCCTACCAGATTGAAGGGACCGGGCGCTTTACCCCGCTGGCCGGCGCCAAGCCGTTCGTGGGCGAGGTGGGGGCGGGGCACGTGGAGCCGGAGAGCAGGCTCGAGTTCCTGGTCCTGAAAGAGCGCATCGGCGCCGCCGTGACCGCCTTGAAAGGGGCGCACCCCTACGAAGAGCCCGCCTACGACCTGTACCCGGTACTGAACCAGGGCCCGCCGCGCGGGCTGGGACGCATCGGTACGCTGGCCGCCCCGGTGGCGGCGGCAGACTTCGCAACGGAGGTCCGGGAGCGTCTGGGTGCGGCAGGTGTGCGGCTGGTGGGCGATCCGGAGCGCCAGGTGAAGAAAGTGGCGGTCTGCGGTGGATCCGGCGTATCGCTGTTGCACGATGCCGCGCGCAAGGGCGCCGATATCCTGGTTACCGGGGACGTGAAATACCACGAGGCGCGCGAGGCCGAGGCCCTCGGGGTGGCACTGCTCGACGCCGGGCATTTCGCCACCGAGCGGCTCATGGTAGAGGGGCTCGGCGCGCAGTTGAAACAAGTCCTCGCGGCACGCCGCTTCGAGGCGGAAGTAGTTGAATACCAAGGGGAGCAGGAGCCTTTCAGCTTCTGGTAAGACCTCTGCTCTTTAGAACATAAAAAGGTAGTTGGGGAGGCGGATTTTGCGTAACAAACTGAAGGCGTTATACGAATTGCAGGAGATCGATCTCAGGATCGACGGGCTGGACGGCGAGAAGGCGCAGCTGGTGAGCGAGTCCCAGGCGCTGGATGCGAAGCTTGCGGAAGCGCGTGAGAAGATCGCGGCGCGACGCGAGGAGGTGAGCGCACTCGAGGAGGAGAAGGGAGCCCTTGAGGCCAATCTCGCTTCCGAGAACGACAACATCAACCGTTCCGAGTCGCATCTCAAGGAGATCAAGACCCAGAAGGAGTACCAAGCCGTCTCCAAGGAGATTTCCGGCGCGAAGAAGCTGATCGCCGAACTGGAGGAGCAGATCCTGCAGAAGATCAACGCCATCGAGGAGATCAACGCCGACATCGCCCAGCGCGAAGCTGACCTCGTCGAGCTGGAAGGCAACGTTGCCGCGCAGCAGGCCGAGGTGCAGCAGAAGGTGGAGGCGCTGGAAGGGGGGATCGCCAAAGATGCCGCCACTCGTGAGGAGACGGTGAAGATCATCCCGGCCTCCGTGATGAAGCGTTACAGCCGGCTGCGCGACCAGCGCAGGGGGGTTGCCGTGGTAGAGGCCAAGGAAGGGAACTGCATGGGGTGCAACATGCACCTGCCGCCGCAGCTCTACAACACCTTGTTCCGCGCCGACGACGTGCTCACCTGCCCGCACTGCCAGCGTATCCTGATCATGAAGCAGGAAGTCGAGTAGCGATAGGTTAAGGTTGAGGTTTTTCTCAACCTTAATCTGGTGTTTAAGGTTTGGCCGGAGCAGACCAGATGGTCGCCGTTCACCTCGTCTTTGACGAAGGTGGAGGGAGGAAAGTCCGGGCTCCACAGGGCATGGTGCTGGATAACGTCCAGCGGGGGCAACCCTAGGGATAGTGCCACAGAGAGAAGTCCGCCTTTCGGACCCGTAGCTAAAGGGGCTTGCCCCCCGAAGCCTCGGCGAAGGGGGGTAAGGGTGAAAGGGTGAGGTAAGAGCTCACCGGGTTCGGCGGTGACGTCGGATGCCAGGTAAACCCCACCAGGAGCAAGACCAAATAGGGAAGCGCCAAGGACGGCCCGTCCGTGCTTCCGGGTTGGTTGCTTGAGGGTGTCGGCAACGGCACTCCTAGATGAATGACTATCACCCGCCTCCGGGTAACCGGTTGCGGGGACAGAACCCGGCTTACGGTCTGCTTCGGCCAATTAACACCACAAAAGTTAGAGAACGTATTTGAACGCAGCGCCGCCAAGCCGCAAAGGAAAGCGGGAACTTTGACGGCTACAAGTCTAGCTGTTCCTCGTTTTTGCATAGTCTCTGCGTCTTTGCGTCTTTGCGTTACAAAACGGTTTTTAGACCCGCCTTCCGGTCGCTCCGGACGGCGTTTTTTTATTGCACGAGGTTGGTGTGGCTGGTTGGGATCATGTATGGCAGGAGGCGGTGAGCAGGGTGACGGCTGCGTTTCAGCAGCTCCCCGTTCCCGTCCGGCGGGACTTGGAGGCGCTGGCCACCGCAATGGTGGCGCACAAGCAGGCGATGCAGCGGCTAGTCTCGCAGGCGGACGCCGCCAGCCATTGCGCCGCCTGCGGCGGCGCCTGCTGCGCCAAAGGTAAGTACCACTTCAGCGCAGTCGATCTCCTGGTCTACCTCGCCACTGCCAAGCCGCTCTTTGCGCCGCGCTTCGACAACGGACTCTGCCCATTCCTGGGGGAGCCGGAGTGCCTGATCCCGGCCGGCTACCGTCCCTTCAACTGCATCACCTTCAACTGCGACCTCATCGAAGATCAGCTGCCGCGGGACGAAGTCGCCCGCTTTTACCAAATGGAGCAGGAGCTTTCCGCCCGCTACACCGAAATTCGCGCCCTGTTTCCGGCGGGGAGCATGGCCGGGTCCCTGCTTTGACCCCACAGGAGAAGTGACCATGACGACAACCATCAACGACATCGTGCTGACGCACATCGACAACAAGCCCAGCTTCTACGCAAGGATTGAGGACATCGCCCCGGACATGAAGCCCGGCTGGTGGCAGGTGAAACTCCTGGTGCTCACCGTGCCGCTCCAGGTTTACCACTGGATCCTAGACGAGAGCCAGGTGAACGGCGCCCCCTTCACCATGTCGGGGACACCGGTCATGCTCGAGAAGGTGGTGTCGCCGGAGCCGCCCCAGAAGCCGGTGGCACCGGTGGATAACGAGGGGGCCCAGAAGAAGGGGAACGTGGTTTCCCTCTTTGACAGGAAAAAGAATTAATAATGTTGCATCGTTCCGGGCGGGGTCTCCAAGACCCCGCCCGCCGCGTTTTCACCTCCTCGCTTCGCTGAACATTTTAATTTACCCCAGTTCACTCCTGGCTTTTACCACTTCTTGCCACCGGCTCGCGTCCCCCCGCTTAACCCACTGGAAAACCTCCCAAAAATTCCCTATTTGCCGCTAATTTTGCCTTGACATCAAAGGTGGCCTCCCGTATAGTTCGTGCACGAAAGTGGTATGTAGTGGTATAAAGTGGCAACGAGTGCCGAGGGAATCATGTTCAGAGGGAAGTTCGACACGACCATCGACGCCAAGGGGCGCACCAGCATTCCCGCGAAATTCCGCGAGGTTCTGGTCGACAGCTTCGGCGACGAGCGCTTCTTCCTCACCAAGAGCATTCCGATGCGATTGGGGGGGGAGCAGATGAGCTATGGTCTCGTCATCTATCCCCACAGCGAATTCCTCGCCCTCGAGGAGCGGCTCAAGGACGGGGGCGACTACGGCTTCTCCGTCGACCAGCTCGCCGCGCTGCGCCGCATCGTGCTGGTCCCCGCCGTCGAGTGCACCGCGGACAAGCTGGGCCGCATCCTGGTACCCCCCGACCTCAGAAAGACCGCGCAGCTGGAGCGCGAGCTCCACTTCGTGGGCATGCAGAAAAAGATCGATATCTACAGCCAGGCGGTCTGGGCCAAGGTTTGTGCCCAGGACGAACAGAATTTCCCGCTCGACGCACCGGGCCTCACGGCGCTGGGCCTGTAGATGGCGGACTTCCATCACATATCGGTACTCCCGAACGAGGTCCTCGAACTCGTCGCCCCCAAGGCTGGCGGCATCTACGTGGACGGCACCCTGGGGGGCGCCGGCCACGCCGGCCTGGTCCTCACCGCGAGCGCGCCGGACGGCATCCTGATCGGCTTCGATCGCGATGCGGAGGCGATCGCAGTGGCCCGTGAACGGCTCGCCCCTTTCGGCGACCGGGTCAGGATCTTCCAGAGAAACTTCTCCTCGATAGCGGCCACCTTGGTCGAGATCGGGGTCGACGCCATCGACGGTTTCGTACTCGACCTTGGGGTTTCTAGCCACCAGCTGGACAAGGACGAACGGGGCTTCAGCTTCCAGGCCGACGCACCGCTGGACATGCGCATGGATCGCAGCTCCGGCGCGAGCGCCGCGGACTTGGTCAACACCCTCTCCGAGGCGGAACTGTTCCGCATCATCGCCGAGTACGGGGAGGAGCGCTGGGCCAAGCGGATCGCCTCCTTCATCGTCAAGGCGAGGGTAGAGGCCCCCATCGAAACCACCATGCAGCTGGTGGACATCATCAAAGGGGCGATTCCCAAGGCCAAGTGGGAGGAGCGGCTGCACCCGGCAACCCGGACCTTCCAGGGACTCAGGATCGCCGTCAACGAGGAGTTGAAGAGCCTGGAGGACGGGCTCGCCGACCTGTTGAAGCTCTTGAAGCCTGGTGGGCGCGGCGCGGTGATCTCCTTCCACTCGCTGGAGGACCGCATCGTCAAGGAAGCCTTTCGCGACGCCGCCGCCGGCTGCACCTGTCCCAAGGAACTCCCGATCTGCGTCTGTAACCGTGTGCCGCAGTACAAGGTACTGACCAAGAAGGCGGTGAAGGCGGGGGATGAAGAGCTGAATGTGAATCCGCGCTCCCGCAGCGCACGCCTTAGAGGCATTGAGAAGATTTAACAAGAGGTAGCACTATGGCACAGAGCAAAGTTGCCTACGGCAAGGTCGCCGCACCGGTACGCACCGGCGCTGTGGTAAGGGAAAACTGGATCAGCTTCAGGTATCTGACCGGTGTCATGGTCCTGCTGACGCTGGTCTCCATCTTCCACGTCTGGTCCCGGGTCGAGGTGATCAACCTGAACCTGAAGATCGGCGAGGCCAACAAGCAGTTCCGGGACCAGCAGCAGGAGAACAAACGCCTCAAGGTCGAGGTGGCGTCCCTGAAGGCGCCGGCCCGCATCGAGGCACTGGCCAAGGGTGAGCTTGGTATGGCGCTCCCCACCGACCAGCAGGTGGTCCTCGTCAAGTGATAGACAAGTGGGAGAAATGGGCCAGGGTCCGCATGCGCTTCGTGGCTCTGCTCTTCGTGGGATTCTTCATAGCGGCAACCGGGCGTGCCTTCTACCTGCAGGTCGTGGACAACGACAAGCTGGTGAAGATCGCCGAGAAGCAGCACCAGAAGAGTATCCTGCTCACGCCAAGCCGTGGCGGTATCTACGACCGCAACAACGCCCCCTTCGCGGTCTCCATCGAGATGGACTCCTGCTACGCGGAGACCAGGAACATGGAGAGCATTCCTGAGGCGGCGACGCAGTTGGCGCCGGCCCTGGGGTGTTCCCGGGAGGAGCTCGAGGCCAAGCTGAAAGCGGCGAAGAACTTCGTCTGGCTGGCACGGAGAATGCCCCCCGAGCAGGCCACCAAGGTGAAGGCGCTGGAACTGGAGGGTGTCGGCTTCGTCAAGGAAAGCCGCCGCTTCTACCCCAACTCACAGGTCGCCGCCCATGTAATAGGCTTCACCGGCCTGGACCCCAGTGGACTGGAAGGGGTCGAGAAGAAGTACGACAACATCATCCTCGGCAACACGGGCTACTTGGTAACCGAACGTGACGCCCTGGGGCGCGACATCGCCCTGAAGAAAGGAAGCGAGGGTAAGGCAGGTTCCAAGGGTAGCAACGTCGTCCTCACCCTGGACAAGAACATCCAGTACATAGCCGAGAAAGAGCTCACCAAGACCATCGAGAAAAACGGCGCCAAGGCCGGCATCGCGATCGTCATGGAGCCCGACACCGGGCGGGTGCTGGCCATGGCCAACTACCCCTCCTTCAACCCTAACAACGCGAAGGAACTTACCCCCGGGGCGATCAGGAACCGGGCCATAGCCGACAGCTTCGAACCCGGCTCCACCTTCAAGATCTTCCTGGTGGCGGCGGCCCTGGAAGCGGGGGTGATTCGCCCGGGTGACAGCTTCAACTGCGAGAACGGTTCCTGCAACATGTACGGCAGGACCATCCACGACACCCACAAGTACGGCGCGCTGACCGTGCCGCAGGTCCTCAAGTACTCGAGTAACATCGGCGCCGCCAAGATCGGCCAGAGGCTCGGCTCGCAGCGCCTGTTCACCGCGCTCACCGGATTCGGGTTCGGCGAAAGGAGCAGCATCGACCTCCCCGGCGAAGTGTCCGGGATGCTCCGCCCGCAAGAAAAGTGGTACGGCATCGACCTCGCCACCATCTCCTTCGGCCAGGGAGTAACCGCCACCGCCCTGCAACTCACCGCTGCTGTCTGTGCGGTTGCCAACGGCGGCAACCTGATGAAGCCCTACTTGGTGGACCGGATCGTGGATGACGAAGGGGTCGTGCTGCAGCAGTTCGGACCGCAAATGAAGAGAAGGGTCATCTCGCCCGAAACCGCCAAGACCGTCGCCCACATGCTCGAAGGGGTCGTGGCCGAGGGGGGGACCGGCACCGGTGCCGCGGTTGACGGTTACCGGGTGGCGGGCAAGACCGGCACCGCCCAGAAGGTCGAGGGGCGCAGCTACTCGGCCAGCAAGCGCATCGGCTCCTTCATCGGGTTCGTGCCGGTAGAGAAACCGAGGCTGGCCATCATGGTGATGGTGGACGAGCCGACCGCCAACGTCTACGGCGGTGTGGTCGCGGCTCCGGCCTTCAGCGCCATCGCACAGCAGACCCTGTGCTACCTGAACGTCCCGCCGGACAAGAGCATCAAAAAGAAGCCGTCCCCGGCACCCGAGAAGGTCACCCCGCAGACGGAGCAGGCGGTGGTCGAGGGGGTGACGGTCGAAGGGGCGGATGCGGGGGCCATGCCCAACTTCCGCGGCATGAGCATGAGGCAGGTGCTGAGGGTCATGGAACAGCGCGGCCTCAACGTTAAATTGCAGGGCAGCGGTCGGGCGGTGGAGCAGAACCCGCCACCGGGAGCCCGCATCACCACGCAGGACCAGGTCTGGGTACGCTTCGTGCCGTCGGCCTGACCATGGGGGAAGTATGGAACTGAGACAGCTTTTGGCTTGTGTCCCGGGCGCCAAGGTGACCGGGGACGACGCCATCGAGATAAAGTCGCTCTGCTACGACTCGCGGCAGGTGACGCCAGGCGCGCTCTTCTTCGCCCTGCGCGGGGTGAAGAGCGACGGAACAGAATTCGTGGCATCCGCTGTAAAGGGGGGGGCGGTCGCAATTATTGCGGACCGCCCCTGCGCCGTTGCCGGGGTTACCTGCGTCGAGGTTCCGGACGCGCGCCGCGCCATGAGCCTCATGGCCGCCGTCTTCTACGGCACCCCGACCGGCGGCATCCCGCTGGTGGGTATCACCGGCACCAACGGCAAGACCACCACCACCTACCTGGTCGAGGGGATCATGGAGCGCGCCGGTATTCCAGCGGCGGTGCTCGGCACCATCAGCTACCGCTTCGGTGACACCAACATCCCGGCCCCCAACACAACGCCGGAATCGGTGGACCTGCAGCGCATCCTGAGGGAACTGGTAGACCAGGGGGCGAAGGGCGCGGTAATGGAAGTCTCCTCCCACTCGCTGGAGCAGCGCCGGGCCGACGGCTGCGTCTTCGACGTGGCCATCTTCACCAACCTGACCCGCGACCACCTCGACTATCACGTGGACATGGAGTCTTACTACCAGAGTAAGCTCCGGCTCTTCACCGACCTGCTGACGCCCAACGTGCACAAGCCGCTGCGGCGTGCCGTGGTGAACCTGGATGACCCGTACGGGGCGCGCATAGCGGCCGACTCCGCGGCACCGGTCTTGACCTACGCCGTGAACGGCCCGGCTGACCTGAGCGTCGCGGAGGCGAACTTCTCGGTGCACGGCATTCGCTGCCGCCTGAAGTCGCCGGTGGGCGAGATCAACATCAACTCCGACCTGCTGGGCCGCTTCAACCTCTACAACATGCTGGGTGCCGTGGGGGCAGGACTTGCCCTGGGCATCTCCAAGGAAGCGATCGTGGCCGGCATCGAGGGGCACAAGAAGGTGCCGGGCCGCCTGGAGCGGGTGCCCAACGACCAGGGGATCATCGTGCTGGTCGACTACGCCCACACCGGCGACGCCCTGGAGAACGTCCTCTCCACCATAGCCGAATTGAAGACGGACCGGATCATCACCCTCTTCGGGTGCGGCGGCGACCGCGACAAAGGTAAGCGCCCGGTGATGGGCGAGATCGCGGCCCGCTACAGCGACCTCGCCATCGTCACCTCGGATAACCCGCGTACCGAGGATCCGCAGGCGATCTTGGCGGACGTCCGGGCCGGCATCCCGGCGGGGATGAAAGAATACAGCCTGGAGGAGTTGGAGGGGGGCTTGCGCGAGAAGGGCTTCGCCACCATCGAATCGCGGCGCACCGCGGTGCGCACCGCCATCCTGGCCGCACGCCCGGGCGACATTGTGCTCCTGGCGG
This window of the Geomonas agri genome carries:
- a CDS encoding zinc ribbon domain-containing protein, translated to MRNKLKALYELQEIDLRIDGLDGEKAQLVSESQALDAKLAEAREKIAARREEVSALEEEKGALEANLASENDNINRSESHLKEIKTQKEYQAVSKEISGAKKLIAELEEQILQKINAIEEINADIAQREADLVELEGNVAAQQAEVQQKVEALEGGIAKDAATREETVKIIPASVMKRYSRLRDQRRGVAVVEAKEGNCMGCNMHLPPQLYNTLFRADDVLTCPHCQRILIMKQEVE
- a CDS encoding THUMP domain-containing class I SAM-dependent RNA methyltransferase, whose translation is MKQFFFATTAKGVEEALAAELVRLGIPEVSAESGGARFGGGMEAAYRANLWLRTASRVLMTLAEFPCESPEQLYNGVRGISWERFLTPALTLAVDCNLRDSALTHSGFVALKTKDAIVDALRDHYGSRPSVDTKDPDLRVNVRLFKNRCTLSLDLSGEPLDRRGYRLDRHEAPLKENLAAALVEFSGWDGSTPLVDPMCGTGTIAIEAALKALRIPPGLNRGFGFQRWQGFDRALWDRITAEARAGMLDRLPAPVQGTDLSHSAVGMAAQNAKRAGVLEHLVLGRLPMAELTPPPGPGVLILNPPYGKRLGEQEALRPLYKEIGDTLKQRCKGYTAYLFTGNLELAKSVGLKATRRIVLYNGPIECRLLKYEMY
- a CDS encoding Nif3-like dinuclear metal center hexameric protein — its product is MITPRLSDLVGITGKIAPIHFAESWDNVGLQLGDPVVPVSRIMVALDPGRPAVEAAIEARCQLLVTHHPFIFSPLKKITAADETGRLAILALKHDLAIISLHTNLDIAQGGVNDLLAGRLGLQGAQPLKITGGEEYVKMVLFAPRGFEEKLLSALSPFMPLIGNYRDCSYQIEGTGRFTPLAGAKPFVGEVGAGHVEPESRLEFLVLKERIGAAVTALKGAHPYEEPAYDLYPVLNQGPPRGLGRIGTLAAPVAAADFATEVRERLGAAGVRLVGDPERQVKKVAVCGGSGVSLLHDAARKGADILVTGDVKYHEAREAEALGVALLDAGHFATERLMVEGLGAQLKQVLAARRFEAEVVEYQGEQEPFSFW
- a CDS encoding sensor domain-containing diguanylate cyclase, with the translated sequence MKRLLRVLIVEDAPDDAQLIVIQLEQGGFDVHFQRVDSAQGLTEALAVSPWDVIICDYVMPGFSGLKALQILKEHGCDIPFLMISGKVGEEAAAAAIRAGADDFVLKGNLTRLVPAVQRSIAEAALRQQSRRHEQELKEKLEFIQVLIDTLPTPIFYNDPNGLYLGCNKAFEEQIGVKPGDHVNKSIYEILPPDLAALYNRGEETAENGVGPRSFEGTITCADGERRDMIFYSATFKNSGSSSGGVVGALLDISERKQAELKLRYLSSHDILTGIYNRAYFDEELERLSKGRKFPVSIVMVDVDRLKEVNDQQGHAAGDDLLRHAAEVLKNAFRREDVVARVGGDEFAALLPNTDESTLHEAMERLQAQLAQSNHEHPALHLSLSIGAATAHDGEELMASWRLADQRMYRQKKGRKNSNAGSRQHQLVA
- the mraZ gene encoding division/cell wall cluster transcriptional repressor MraZ produces the protein MFRGKFDTTIDAKGRTSIPAKFREVLVDSFGDERFFLTKSIPMRLGGEQMSYGLVIYPHSEFLALEERLKDGGDYGFSVDQLAALRRIVLVPAVECTADKLGRILVPPDLRKTAQLERELHFVGMQKKIDIYSQAVWAKVCAQDEQNFPLDAPGLTALGL
- a CDS encoding outer membrane protein assembly factor BamD, coding for MHSRTLRFLGLCSLLTLLGACASAPAPVKSAETYFKEGEAAYASKHYEDAIAQFKKVKESYSNLELSAQAELKIADAHFDNGAFIEAAAAYEDFRKLHPTNEKAPYALYRLGLANYNQITGIDTDQTAVKNAVHYLEMFLAQYPGSEYAADAKAKLADCRDKQLAYENYVGHFYLRTKKYPSAIKRLNEALQRFPGQPRLADTLFYLEQAYRKSGDTAHAEEVQKRLDAEYPVQVRRARGEESRPSVGKDELPMIIFKDADK